The genomic interval CCATATCATCAATTTTCATTCCCGATTTTGGCAACAAATTAGACGATTTTCCGCccaatattttattcatccatccaacctATACCATTCATCAACTCCATCACCCACTGACCTGTGGGGCCCAGCCAGGGGAGACCGGGAGTGCGACTCGGTCGGGGCCGTGTGGGGGCCTCGTCCTTTCGTTGGTGCCCACGACAACGCGGGCGAGGCAGCAACAGCGAGACACAGCGAGCGAGCCGCTGAGCCACAGCGATGGATGTGATGGCGCCTGCGGCCACCACGCTGTTTCCTTGCACTTTCCTCACTTCGCCGCATTTTTCCCCCTCCCGGAGGTCTTTTTCCTTGATTTTTCCTTGTTGACTTGCTCCGTACTAATACTACTGTTAAAAAGTATAAGGGCAAATACGAGcgaaaaactatatatattacgGGGAAAAGTATTAGCTTATTGtgtaatttatgttttatgcCTAATGTCTaccgtaaatattttttctcacaCGTGAGCAAGAGctaaaggattttttttttatcttatgtgGGCCTATCTTGTGACCGGATTAATGTTATACCACTGTGAAAATTGCTTTAACAATGATCTATTATTTATGAGTCACATCTTAATCTTATACTACACTGTAAACACCGAGGTTAAGCCTAGTCCAGAACTTTGAAacattttagatattttataattacataaactaacaaatgaataaataaattaactataacaAATATTCAGGGCGGATTTGACATGGGCGGTGGGGCTCGAGCCCCGCTATCCCGTTAAAGCTATTGGAGTCCCATGAACACCCCCTAGAATTTCATGACAAAGATCAATAGAAGAGAGCTGAAATTCTATGCAGCTTATTCATACCCCCTAATCTCACTGTCTAGATCCGCCACTGGAAATATTTTACCGTAATTCAAATATTACTTGGTACCAGCGCCATGGTTGAGAACAAATTTgacatttgaaattttaggccatgtttagttcctaaaatttttctcccaaaaacatcatatcgaatctttggacacctaaatagagcattaaacagagatgaaacgaaaaactaattgcacagttatgagagaaatcgCGAGAGgatttgagcataattaatcaatgattagtcataagtgctacactaacccacatatgctaatgacggattaattaggcttaaaagattcgtctcgcggttttcaggcgagctgtgaaatttgttttttcattcgtgtccaataCTCCTTCCGATATTtagtcaaacgttcgatgtgactgtaaaaatttctgtttttataaactaaacataCATTTGGACCTGTTTAGGAAAGTTTCTCCTAGCTTTAGCTTTTTCCAAAAGCTGCTTTTACCAGAAGCTGCTCCAAGTGGTTCATAATTTCTaaaaatctgtagttacaaattctagaaaataaattgaggCCCTATTTAGATCTTTCaaaatggcaaaagttttgtcattttgaagcactttttggcaaaatgaatttaaatacTGGGCtaagaaaatgacaactttgtATTTGGCATTTAGCAGTCCATAGTAacaaatttcaccaaaaagtGTATAGGGATGAAgaccacctctcacttttgccaaaaaattgaCAACTTTTACATGCCTCTATACACCAACTTGCAAAAATGCAAtaccaaaacttttatcatttgtCATTTGCTATTCCAAATGCCTCTAAACAGGATCTGAGAATTCAGAAACTAggtttgtagtttttttatatttttaaaaactgaCTACAAAACGACGGTTTCTCCGGACCTAGAACTCCCCGAACAGTCGTTACTGCCGTATATAGTTCAGAAAGCATAGAACGGGCCCAACGGGGAGCGGTGTGCCGTTGCGTGGCTGCGTGACGAGAGCAGCAGCCGCGAGATAGCGGCACGGAGGACGTCACGTAGCACCGCCACCGAGCTTCCCATCCCAACCACCCCACGTCCACAGCCTTGGAGGACCAGAGCCCACCGCTCGAAACTGACACGTCCGGCCCCACCACCCCCAAGCTCTGGCGGGGCCCACGTGCCAGCGGCGTCACGAGAGCAGAGCGCGTGTTGTGAGCGCACGAGGCGGCAGCACCCACCCACGGTCGAGTCTCGCCAGGCGGGTCAAGCCGTGGCTGACTGGCTGCgagccgggcccacatgtcacgGCTGGCCTACGTGTAGTGTAGGAGACTGGACTCGTGTCCGTTGACTCGATATGTGGGGTTCTTTTGGTTAATAAAAGATTGAAATGCTTATTTCATTCTTTTATAGGtatttaatactataaataataaaattaagtactataaatttaaaatatacagATGAatataaacttctatataggaATCCTTTTTAAAGAATACAATGTTTAGTATATGAAAAATACCGCACGTGTCTTTTGTTTTGGTATGTAAGCTGACCAGACCGGATTTCATTATCTACCGAAAAAAGAGACTGGATTTCATTGTACTATTCGAGAGTAAAATTTGCAGATATCACTGATGCCAACTTGCCAAGTTCGTATCTTTCCGGTACATGGCGAAAAGAGAAAACAGCTGCATTTTCTTCCCATGAGACTATGGACAGTTGGAGAACTTTTCATACACCCAATACCTGCAAGTTGCAACTCGTGGCTACGTATCTTTTACATACTTGTATGCAGAGTTTGGTCAGATCACAGTGCCTTCGTTTCAAACGGCATGAGAACAACTTGATCGGTTGATCAGAACACTTTGGACACGAACATTCACTGATGGAAGACCAGTCAATCACCACCAAAGAGCTGCTAATATCCCAAGGGAAAGGGACTCGTGGGGCCAGTTTGAAGTATATATTTGGGGTTTTAAGCATGAGCTTTACATtccctttttgtttttaagtatttttcataaattctgtcgagtgatatatcttttttcgggtttaaatcaaaatgttgaaaatttttaaacgcGAATTATGGCTAGCGcatttaaaagaaatattatctATGTTAGTACAACATGTAGTAATGGTCATGGGTATTATTGGATTGTTAGTTTTTAATGGACAAAAAATTGTAGCGTCGTGTATTGGTGGTAAGTTGATGCAGCTATCAAGGGTTGTCGCCTTGTTGGCCCTTAGGTCAACCAATGATCTCGAAGAATGTTTGTTTTACGCAATGCCTATGATGATGCTAACTCACTTGCAAACGATAATATTCCTCATTTAGCATATCAAATCATCCATCTTTTGTGCATGACGATCCTTTGTCGctattattaaaaagttatttttttatttaacgttaAATGTGAAGATATTATATGGGATGACGGCACGAAAAAGACGCGGGAGGATCATATGTAATAATGGAGCTCAAGCGACAATAGAGATATGCCATGAGTGACCAAGTGATAGGGCTTACATTACTAATTAATAGGTTTTTTATCTACCGATTTAAATCATTTAAGATTTAGTTATCCATCCCACAAAATCTAAGGAATGACTCCATTCTTAAATCTACTACACTAGTTAAGTGGGCACTGTAAAGGATACAAGGTGTTGATGTATAAACCCATTTCATTCTTTGAACCAAAAATAACTCATCAAGTATCATATGTTGAATTCATTGTTTCACTTCTCAAACCAAATAAATATTCAAAGAAACAAAGGATAGGGATCCAATGTCTAAGGTTCATTTGGAACACAGGTTTGAGAAAACGGAGgaataaaaaacacaaaattatgacaagaatataaaataaattattgcacaacacatgaaaaatatatgaataggCGTTTGATTGGAtcataagaaaaacatttaaagtgataaaatttcaaaagagAACTTTTTGTGAAGTTGGATGtcatgttaaattttctctaacACTTGCATGGAATGATATATTCCATAGGACTCAACAGAACATAGCCAGTTGTTTGAAATAATCGTATAGGGAAAACAGCCTATAGGATTGGAATCCTacaaaaattctatatttttccttgAGATCAGGATTCTAAGACACTTTCGAAAGGAACTTTTGAATGCCACACAAACTTATTTTCACATGCGAAATTGCAACGACCTtcctcacaagtcacaacttTCTTTTGAGTATGTATGCAACTCCAAGAGGATATTTCAGCAAGGGTGAAATGTCAGCATCCACAAAGTTTTATCGCTTCATCTGATGTTTGTACAAAAGTTTCTCTGTGCAAGTGCTTTAGAAGAAGGGAGGGAATCATATCTCTTAGAAAATCGATAATTCAAGAATTAagacgtttttttttttgaaatctaAGAATTAAGACGTTGGTGTTGAGAAAAGTCGCCCAGGATCAGGATGTGTATGGAATTATGAATCTGATATGTACAAAGAAAATTTGCTGTTTCAGCTGACTAACCGCTCACTTCTGCACTAAACAATTTCAAATGAAGCTTTCAGAATTGTTGGTGACGCATAGCTCGACAGAAAATGGGAGCAGATTACGGCGCCGGCACTGGCCAGAGTCACCGTTTCACTAATTAAGCTGCATCTCTATTCTGATTTCATGCACAAAGCTGGTCGTGGAAGGACAAACCATACCTTCGATTTGTCAACCAAAATACCATCCGTCCCTGTCATATCAAAATGCGAAGGATATATACGGGCTCATTTGGATAATAGATATTTTCATTAGAAACAAGATTTTTATCCGGCCTCTGCATCTAAGTAGGTATGTGAAAAAAGACAACCACCTGAggaagtgatttttttaaagaaacataTAACTACAATATAATTGTAGGAAAATGAGTGGTAGTTTAGActtaggattttattttagctAAGTTCTACTCTTATTTGTAATAAGTATCAAACTATGCATCTACTGTATTTAGCTGTGCGCAAGCTCTGCATAGGGCCGAAATGATCTTTGGTGTGGTTCTATCCACTTGATGTAATTATCTTCATCTGATATCAATAAAGACTTCCTTTCTCTACAGAATAATTTAACTACCCTATAGTTACAAGTGTAACCATTATATAACAACATGCATGTCTCatgtaaatacaaaaatagCTTGGCACAATTAAATTGTAATGATTGATCCGAGTATTACAtttgtataattttagaaaaaaaaacattgaagATGATTTATACCGCAAAGGGATCATGTTATGTCTTTGCATGAAACATCCACATTCAGTGCAAGAAATCCAAGTTTGTCCGTCGATGTCAAAGAACGGATGAGCTTGTACTAGGGAGTTCTAACGGAATTtcgcaaaaaagaaaaaaaaaacggctCCAAAGACCACCACGCACAGGAACTACTggccatgatttttttttataacagaaCTACATCAACCACGGCACTCTCCATTAAGCATCACCACAGATTCCGAGCAAACCATGAGGAGGATAACTGATCATAACAAGTCATGAAATGAAGCCTCCCAACTCCCAAGTCCCACCTAGCATGAACTAAAATTTACAGCAGAGAAAGCGAAAAGGAAATGGCAGCAACAACATGCGAACCCGGTTAGGGTCTCGCACTCCCAAATTCTTCACCAGAATGGAATACCATCATTGTCATCAAAGGGTTCTTTTCTGCTTGCCACTACCACCACTACGAAAAGTGCAAGAAACAAGACCCCTGGAACAGTagagggggaagggagggCAGGGTGCCTTGTCTCCTACTGATATCGCCCTAAACTCAGCTAAAGTTCAGAGCCATGAGAGAGCAGCAAGCAAGGATCAgcatccacttcaccattccGGCCACCGGGAGGATGCTGGCGCCGCTGTTGTCGTTGAAGCTTGAAGGACCTAGCCCCATTCCAGGAGGGCTGTACACACCGGTCGTGCCTCCGGTTGTCGGCGTTCCCGTCCCAGCGGCGCTGCAAAACAGATGTGCAAAGAAGAGTTAGCAGTTTGACAAAGAGTTCATTGGGTTGGCTTCTTTGAAACTTGTTGTCAGAAAAGGTGATCACCAGCATATCAATGCGATCAGCCTGATATTGTAACTTTTAACTAGCTAGACCCACATAAAACATAGCAGCTCTATGTATGATATCATGAAATCACTCCCTTTAGGCTTTAACATGAACTTTTCAGATCATATTCCAAATGTGGTGCTTGCTTAATGGATGTTCACTCTTAATTTATTGCAAGCATTGATAGAAGCCTGAAAAGAATGCAGTACATTCTTGCACATGCAGACTTATTTACGAAGTGTTGTAGCATGGTGGGGTTAGGAGCACAAGAGAAAGGGGACCATATCATATCAGCTCAGAAACTTTCAGACCAACCAAAAGATTGGGATCCATTCTAAAGAATCTACACATGTAATGACCCAACAAATCGCTAGCCTCTTCTAAATACTAATTCTAGTTTGAAAAGGAGGTGTTAGAGAGCAATCCTGAGAATCTGCATACAAACAAAAGTGACAAGAAAGGGCATCCGCCCATCATCTAGCTTGGAGATGGAACCGCAAGGGTATAGGATTCCCCTAAAAAGACTCTCTGAAGACACAGTTGTTCATCGATGCAGCCAAATgtgggagaaaaaaagaacggaACCCCACGCGCAAATGAGCTTTATTCCGAGATTTCCAACCAAAGAACAACACACCACCGTCCATCACTGAATGTTCCCACATGGCAGAAGCCACCAAATATATGTTATCACTAGTAGTACTAGCAAGGAGCCTGAGATGtattaaggccctgtttagtcccaaaatttttttccaaaaacatcatatcgaatctttaaacacctaaataaagcattaaatatatatgcacattaaaactaattacacagttatggaggaaatcgtgagatgaatcttttaagcctaattagtacatgattagccataaatgctacagtaaccaatatgtgctaatgatggattaattagtctcaaaaaatttgtctcgcagtttccagacggaatctaaaatttgttttataattagactatgtttaatacttcaaatatgcgACCGTACGTATCGATGTGACATcccacccaaaaatttttgggatttAAACGCAGCCTAAGTTATCTTCAAGAATGAGAGACAAAGGAGTAGACCGAATAGGTTGATAGAGACTCACTAAAAGATGTGGCGTTTACTACTCAATCTGGCATTTTACAAATCAGGCCTTATTTAgatccttaaatttttttgccacagacatcacatcgaatctttagaaaCCTAAATTgcgtattaaacatagatgagaCGAAAAagtaattacacagttataaaatAACTCACGGGACGAATCtcttaagcctaattaaaccatcattagcacatgtaggttactgtagcatttataaGTAATGacagcttaattaggctcaaaagattcgtcttgtgatttatttgataactgtgcaattagttttcgtttcatctatatttaatgctctatttaggtttcaaaagattcgatgtgatgtttgtggtaaaaaaatttgggaatctaaacaaggcctcaatCTTTTATCTTGATTCAATCTGTTCATTGAATGCATGGAATCTTTGTTGGTTTTCCTATGCTTTAGTGAATGAAAGGCAATGCATCAAAGTGGCATGTATAGTGTGATTCAACTATGTGAAGGGGACTAAAACGTAtaactgaaagtctgaaactgCGATTTCTTGGTCCATCCTTCTACACCTGAGATACGATGTTGATGCGCAAAGAAGCAAATGACCAACAGATACTTGAAAAATCTCTCTGTTCTCCCAAGGGACTAGCGTAGACCATGaatcaagagaaaaaaaaaagaactttagaACATAGCAATGCAGGGAAAAATAGATTACCTAGCAGAGGCAGGGTATTGGCAACCATTGGAGCCTGCATCCAAGAACAAGAACCAttaggaaaacaaaaaaaaaaacaaatctgaACCCACAAAAAATCTCTCATCAAACTTGCGTTTCTGAACTTTTGAGCCAGCAGGACCGATGGTGCATGTAGAGGAAGCAAAGAACCCCAAGAGAGAAGATATGCAAAGGAGAGATCGAGATGAGGAGAGGGGAGCGCGTGTACTTGGGTCGGTGGTGACGAGCGTGGCGGTGCCGGAGAAGACGCAGGCCTGGGAGTTCTGGTTGTTGCGCTGGTAGAAGCTGTTGACGGCGTAGGAGCAGTGCGCCTTGACGGTGTCCGGGCTGAAGCACGCCCCGCTCTGCTGGATGGGCTTGCagtcggcgccgtcgccgcacgcGTAGTCCAGCGTCTTCTGCAGCGTGGCGTCCGGCAGGTCCTGCCTGCAAATGCACCACGCGCCGtcttccccgccgccggccatccaCCAACAGGTCAGAATAGCCGCCAAGAACACCAAacgcgaagaagaagaagggaaaaagaaaaaagagggtGGCGGGGTACCTGagcggccggcgagggcggcggccatgAGAGCGAGCAGGAGTAGGCGGGGCGCGGTCGCTGCCATGGATTGTGCTGTGCAGGCAAAGGAGCACGCTGCTGTGTGAGCTGTGCCTCGCTTGTTCTCTTCTCCGgttctccccctccccctcccgtcTCGTACGAGTGGGGTTTTAAATGCAGTGGGATGGCTGCCTGGCAAGTGCTTcggttttttcctttttattttttttccttttctttctttctctctcactGACTCACTCTCTAGCTGTTTGAGACGGAGCGGAGCAGCGGATTTCACGAGAGAAACGCACAGGCAGCATCAAGGGCCGTTTTTACTACGAAAGTCGCGTGTCCCGTAGCACCGGGGAGCCAAGCGAAAGGCACCAGCGGCAGCAGGCGCCGTTGTGCGATGGCACGGCTGGCATGGCTGGGCTGGCCGGTCCAGCCAGGAAACGAGCGGTGTGCGTGGCTTTTTCACAAacggtcaaaaaaaaaaaaagaaaaactgcgTGACCAACGCAACGCAGCGCAGCGCCGAGCGCCTCCACACCACGGCAGTGCCGTCACGCGCGGTGGCCGTGTGatgtagtactactactgGAGTACTACTACtgtgatgttgctgctgctgctggtactGCGCGGGCAGGGAAGCGCGGCGCTAAACCTAGCAACGACACGGGTGGTGCTGCGTCCAAGGGCGGCCCAGGGGTTCTGTGCCTATCTCTGCTGCTTGCTTCTTGGGCGTGGCGTTGCGGGGTTGGGTTGGGGGCCCAATGAGCCAACCCCTGGATGATCATACTCATATGAATGATCATCAAAAGTCACGCGACTGTGCGAAAACTCGGTAAATTAAGGTTGTCTTTGGCTGGCGGGATGTTTTGAGGATAAGAGCAAgttagctccaatttatctatagtcaatctaatagtcaatttatataatagttgtctataaaacattagcacatggtctcacatgtcatacacattcTGTTTTGGAGACTGTGTGCAAGAAAAGAGTTCTACAAAGATTCATGGAATTAGAagaccttttttattttggacgaGACGATAAAAGAGAAACCGAATACACATGTAAAAAACCCCCTATAGGAATACACAAGGAAATCGTACAATTGGCCAAAATAGATAATCAGGGTCATCTCCATatcattttgcattttttgaCAAATATAATCTGTTTGGCtggttacaaattagtagtacacatcttttctctctcctctcttatctttttaaaatatacttatagctagcttatagctgctattgtacctgttCTAAGGCAGCTCATTTTTTTTGATGAAGGAGAAGTTAAATAGGGAACATTTTACGAGGATGATGCATGGTTGCATCCTAGTAAATTATCCTAGTAAATTATACATAGGAGTTTATAATTagcatgttttatcattaattagGGGCGATTATTTGACTTCTTTATGAACAAAaccaatgatatatttataaataaaaaataatttatgaataaaactttatatacatattcttaacgacctaaaaagtcaaatactgaaaaataattttcgtgaacaccaaaatcaactctaaatttaaggttaaaaaatcatatcttagcttataagcataagcaaaagcgaaaaaaggGTTAGTAATTCAACTTTGGCGCCACCACACGCGCCTCGCCGTCTGCCCATCTCCACCACCCACTATCAGTTTTTCTACCACCCAACCATCCCTCTAAAACTGCCCACATCACCCTCTACCCCCCTCCAACCGCCTTCAACCCTAAAATTCTATCCGTAGTTGTTCTACCAAAATTCGGGGGTGGTCATCGCCGTCATTGTCATCGATTAGTCATTGTTGCTTTCTTCTCACTCCTCTCCTTCTCTATGCTTTGGTCTAAGGTTGAAGACGACATTCACCGTTGGAGTGTGATTTAATGGTCAGGGCAATTGATCGATGGATTCATAAGTTTCAATTGATTGGTCAATAgcaaaaatgttatataattTACTCCACCcaacaaaacataaaatggATCACCGTACCCCTGAAAACATAGATGACCATATCCAATCCCAACGTATTCCTGAAATATGGATGGCCATATCTAAATTTCACCTTAACCGCCAACTAAACACATCCTAATATTAGTATTAGTACTATGGACTTCTCAGGATATCAACATTCAGTTGGTATCATCTATAGTACTGCTAATTGATATATGAACTCTACGTGTTATTGTGTCTAATTGTCTACGTATCGGTGAACAGTACTATGGTAGATGATCTAAATTTATTGACCAATCAACTTCTCCATGAAGTATTGGAGTTGATCGActtgtactacctccgtcctctgagacttatttttagtttttctagaAAGATTTCTTAAGTAATTTATTGCATTGAAGTTTAGTACAGTGGGGATAAGtgcattgatttttattttaaaaaacagggGATAAATGTATCGAGAATACAAAAAAATGAAGGGTATTACCGTCTTTGTGGTTTTGTATGAGATatgttaaaataaagtttatctatcaaaaaaaaagtatactATTGTTTCACGGTACAAAGGATTTAGATTCGTAATAAATAATTCTACACGTGTCTTTTGATTTGTACCaataaaatataggaaaattaaAGGACAATACTTTCCTAAAAGTATCCAGTGAAAACAATGGAAATTTTACCCACTAAGGCCCTATTTAGTTGAGAAATTTTTGAGTTTGGTTATCGCATGAGATATATGGACACATATTTGACATATTAGACAtagtctaataaaaaaacaaattataaatttcGCCAGGAAACTACGATACGAATTtgttaagcctaattaattcattattaacaaatatttactgtagcaccacgTTGTCAAATCATGGTgcaattagacttaaaagatttgtcttgtAATTTACACGTAATCTATgtaattgatttttctttttacctaTGGGTAATATTCcatatcaaatattaaatgataacgtgaaaattttggttttgggagagtaaacagggcctaaaagAAATTCAATTTGTATTATCCTTCACTTCTATTAGCATGGGACGCAGGGGTTGCTGTTTCGTCCCGTTGAGGGACTGTCGCAGTCAGAACTCAGAAGGCCCTTTTTCTTTGTCTAGGCTCACTTGAACTCTAG from Oryza brachyantha chromosome 3, ObraRS2, whole genome shotgun sequence carries:
- the LOC102701247 gene encoding PLASMODESMATA CALLOSE-BINDING PROTEIN 2-like, which produces MAATAPRLLLLALMAAALAGRSDGAWCICRQDLPDATLQKTLDYACGDGADCKPIQQSGACFSPDTVKAHCSYAVNSFYQRNNQNSQACVFSGTATLVTTDPSSNGCQYPASASAAGTGTPTTGGTTGVYSPPGMGLGPSSFNDNSGASILPVAGMVKWMLILACCSLMALNFS